The window AATAATCACTTAACTTCATATTCTTCTGTTTTAGATTAAGTTTTGAACTGATTCTATACCTTTTACTTTCCACAGCTCTGACAGAAGAATTTGTAAATGAACTGATTTCTTTATTGGTAAAATCCATAAACAAATAGTAGCATATAATTTTTTCTGATGAATTTAGTTTTGGATGTTTTGTGGAAAGTTGATTGAAAAAGTCTACGTTAAGATCATTTATTAAATTTAAATGATCTTCTCCACTCGAAAATAGCGTTGAAGAGTTTAATTGAATCTTTTTGTACAACTCTTTGACTCTGTTTTGTTGCTCCTTTAATTCAGAAATAGCTGCAATATTTTTTATTTCTATTTTTATTTCTGAAAGATAACCTTCGATCCCTTTTACCTTTGCTTTTAATTTCTCGTGATTATCTTTTAAATAGGCAAATTCATCTTTGTTTTTTTTGAAGTTTCGAATTATTTGTTTAGTTTTTTTATTCTTAATTAGATAAAAACCTAAACCTATAAGTAAAACTGCAGAAAGCGATATGGCCCATGTTTTAGTTAATTCTTTTTTTCTTTTTTCAACATTTAGTTCATTTTCAGATTGCAGTAACACATCTCCGATAAGTAAACTAGCATCCATTGTTTTTCTCAACACATTATCTTCTAAGAAGCGCAAAGAATCTATGTAATTGTTTTTGGATTGGTAATTCTTTTCGTAATCAAAATAGTCTGCGTAAAGATTAAAATAGTTTCTTTTATCTTCATCAGTCATAGCGTCTTTAACCCTTTTTGATTTATTAAGATAAAAAAGGGTGGAGTCCATCGCTTTATCATTGAAATGAAATTCCGCAAAGTCTCCATAAAGAGTCGCTAAATGTGAATTATACAATGCAGGTGTTATACTAGTATCAGCCTTCAAGTTTTTAAGGTTGTTGAAATAAACGTGAGCTTCTGTAAGATTGTCTAATTCAAGATAATTAGATGTTATTAAAAACAAGCCGTACAATTGATAATAACCATCGTCTTTGAAACTTTTATAATGTTCTAAATTATCGAGTAATATGTTATTACTATTGATAAAGTTTCCCTTGTTCAATTCATCTAAAGCTTCCATTTGAGTAACTTCCGCTAGTCCTTGTCTATTATCAGCCAAAGTATAATAGTCATGAGCTTTATCTAAAAAGTGATATGCACTAGAATCTTTTTTTCTAATGTAGGCGCTGTAAAATAATTCTAAAGAAGCCCAACCAGCTAGGTCGTAATTATTCTCTAGCTCAGCATATTTTAATGTCAAAATACTATTTTGATATTGTTTAGCGTCTTCCTCATTTTTTGAATTGATCAATACTTTTAACTCATAATAACAAGCTATATGTCCTTTTATGCTTTCACTTAAAGGTTTAGGGATAGAATCTAAATATTGTTGAGCAATGAAGTGATTAGAATCAATTGTATTACTCGCTGAGTCTAAAAACTTTTCACCATGAGAAGTCTGCGCATTAATAGTAATAACACCCACTAAGTTTAAAAAAAATAATACAATGACTTGATATAGTTTCACTAATTGCAAGGTATACTTGAAAGACGTTAAAAATATAAAACGGATAGTTATAAGCCTAATTTATCACCATACAAGATTATAAAAGTCTTATTTAGTAATGTCAATAACCTTAAAGCAAATTACTACTAGAATTTTAAAACAATACCAATAAACTTACAACGCACTGTGATTCTTAAAACCTTTCTCTTCAAGATATTTCACGTATTCATGTGTATTTACTGTAGCTTTTAAATCATGTAAAAGATTGTACAGCCCAAAAAACGTCCGGTTAATATACAAAAAGTGTTTACTACCACGATTACCATTCATTTTGCGCAATTCTTTGTCGTTGCTGTATTTTTCACTAAGTGAAGAAATTTCATCCCAAAAACCTGGGTCTGAAAAGTCAAATGTCTTCTCTTGAAAAGGCTTTGTGAATAAACTTAGCATTTCATGAAACAACGCGCTGAAATAGGTAATTTCTTTTTCGCTATCGTCATCTCTAAGAATTTCTAATAAGAATAATTTCTCTTTGAAAGTTGCTGGATCATTAATATTTTCTGGAATCGCAAGCTCAAAATACGGCTGGTAAAATTCGTCAACAATTTCTTTTATACAACCAAAGTCAATGGCTATTAATTCATGATCTTTTGAAATCAAGAAATTTCCAGGGTGAGGATCTGCATGAACGGCTTTAAGACCGTGCATTTGAAACATGTAGAAGTCCCAAAGTGTTTGTCCTAATTTATTTCCAGTTTCTGCAGAGAAATCTGTTTTTGCAAACTCGCTTAGATGCTGCCCAGTCATCCAGTCCATGGTAATAATACGCTTGCTGGATAGCTCTGGATAGTATTTAGGGAATTTAAGGTTAGGGATATGTGAACAAGCTTCTGTAATTTCTACACTTTGTTTTACCTCAAGCGTATAATCTGTTTCTTCAGTTAATTTATCTTCAACTTCAGAAAAATATCTTTTGGAATCATCACCTTTAAGATTGAACATTTTAATGGCTATAGGTTTTACCATCGCAAGATCGCTACCTATTGATTCTGCCACACCAGGATATTGAATTTTTACAGCTAGTTCCTTTCCATCTTTAGTGGCTCTGTGCACTTGACCTATGCTCGCCGCATTTACTGAGTCTTTCGAGAATGTATCATAGATTTCTTCTGGAAAAGCTCCTTGATATTTTTTGAATGTCTTCCTTACTAGTGGTGCTGAAAGTGGCGGCACACTAAATTGCGCCAAGCTAAATTTCTCTACATAAGCGCCAGGCAACAAGCTCTTATCCATAGAAAGCATTTGCGCTACTTTAAGTGCGCTACCTTTTAAACTCTTTAGTCCATCATAAATATCAGTCGCATTATCTTCATCGAGTGAAGAGCGGTCCATTGACGGATTTACTGCCTTTTTAGAATAATATTTTAGATAATTCGCACCTATTTTAGCTCCAGTTTTCACTAGTTCTGTGGTGCGTCCTATTTTACTGGTAGGTATTTTGTCTAGTGTTTTCATAGCTTGATAGTAATCTCGCTTTTGCGAAAGCGGAAATACAATAACTCTATTATTTCAGCCTATTTTAGTTTAAATTTAAACTTAGATTTAAGTTTAATTACGCCATACGTTCTTTCCACAAGAACTTTCCAAAATCAAATACAGCGTC is drawn from Nonlabens dokdonensis DSW-6 and contains these coding sequences:
- a CDS encoding helix-turn-helix transcriptional regulator encodes the protein MKLYQVIVLFFLNLVGVITINAQTSHGEKFLDSASNTIDSNHFIAQQYLDSIPKPLSESIKGHIACYYELKVLINSKNEEDAKQYQNSILTLKYAELENNYDLAGWASLELFYSAYIRKKDSSAYHFLDKAHDYYTLADNRQGLAEVTQMEALDELNKGNFINSNNILLDNLEHYKSFKDDGYYQLYGLFLITSNYLELDNLTEAHVYFNNLKNLKADTSITPALYNSHLATLYGDFAEFHFNDKAMDSTLFYLNKSKRVKDAMTDEDKRNYFNLYADYFDYEKNYQSKNNYIDSLRFLEDNVLRKTMDASLLIGDVLLQSENELNVEKRKKELTKTWAISLSAVLLIGLGFYLIKNKKTKQIIRNFKKNKDEFAYLKDNHEKLKAKVKGIEGYLSEIKIEIKNIAAISELKEQQNRVKELYKKIQLNSSTLFSSGEDHLNLINDLNVDFFNQLSTKHPKLNSSEKIICYYLFMDFTNKEISSFTNSSVRAVESKRYRISSKLNLKQKNMKLSDYLKESFS
- a CDS encoding ABC1 kinase family protein; its protein translation is MKTLDKIPTSKIGRTTELVKTGAKIGANYLKYYSKKAVNPSMDRSSLDEDNATDIYDGLKSLKGSALKVAQMLSMDKSLLPGAYVEKFSLAQFSVPPLSAPLVRKTFKKYQGAFPEEIYDTFSKDSVNAASIGQVHRATKDGKELAVKIQYPGVAESIGSDLAMVKPIAIKMFNLKGDDSKRYFSEVEDKLTEETDYTLEVKQSVEITEACSHIPNLKFPKYYPELSSKRIITMDWMTGQHLSEFAKTDFSAETGNKLGQTLWDFYMFQMHGLKAVHADPHPGNFLISKDHELIAIDFGCIKEIVDEFYQPYFELAIPENINDPATFKEKLFLLEILRDDDSEKEITYFSALFHEMLSLFTKPFQEKTFDFSDPGFWDEISSLSEKYSNDKELRKMNGNRGSKHFLYINRTFFGLYNLLHDLKATVNTHEYVKYLEEKGFKNHSAL